The following are encoded together in the Nocardioides okcheonensis genome:
- a CDS encoding S8 family serine peptidase has protein sequence MTRARLRTALAAGVVAATVPAWASPARAAEETAPCSSEEIPGSEQLADTKAKDNPVFDRMRVEDAQRLATGRGAKVAVIDSGVRPLEGLAATELGPVAGASGAILSGHGTIVAGLVAGPRGVAPDAQVFSVKVYDKETADPTQGEKALTSGGVVAGIEAVLAADRREDFDVVTISLAVDQADPALEAAVARLVATGAVVVAASGNREPEGPQDAPGFDGTEGNDASVFPADYPGVLAVSAVPPEGADPVTYVLPNLDTDVAAPTVGAISYNATGQVCATTDVATSWAAAEVSGVLALLRERFPRETAAQLVARLEATTEGAGLTTDPDVRDPWTGSGVVQAYDALTRELRPGRQGKVETTRRALSPDAQAPPAPEPVDLFSTPRAMLLWSGLGAGSLLALAVMLRPLLRRR, from the coding sequence GTGACCCGCGCCCGCCTGCGCACGGCGCTCGCGGCCGGGGTGGTGGCCGCTACGGTGCCCGCCTGGGCGTCACCGGCCCGTGCGGCCGAGGAGACGGCGCCGTGCTCGTCCGAGGAGATCCCCGGGTCCGAGCAGCTCGCCGACACCAAGGCCAAGGACAACCCCGTCTTCGACCGGATGCGCGTCGAGGACGCCCAGCGCCTCGCCACCGGCCGCGGCGCGAAGGTCGCGGTCATCGACAGCGGCGTACGCCCTCTCGAGGGGCTCGCGGCCACCGAGCTCGGCCCGGTCGCGGGCGCCTCGGGCGCGATCCTGTCCGGCCACGGCACCATCGTCGCCGGCCTCGTCGCGGGCCCGCGCGGCGTGGCGCCCGACGCGCAGGTCTTCAGCGTGAAGGTCTACGACAAGGAGACGGCCGACCCCACCCAGGGGGAGAAGGCGCTCACGTCCGGAGGGGTCGTCGCCGGCATCGAGGCGGTCCTCGCCGCCGACCGCCGCGAGGACTTCGACGTCGTCACCATCTCGCTCGCCGTCGACCAGGCCGACCCCGCCCTCGAGGCCGCGGTCGCCCGGCTCGTCGCCACCGGCGCCGTCGTGGTCGCGGCGTCCGGCAACCGCGAGCCGGAGGGACCGCAGGACGCCCCCGGCTTCGACGGCACCGAGGGCAACGACGCCTCCGTGTTCCCGGCCGACTACCCGGGCGTGCTCGCGGTCAGCGCCGTGCCGCCGGAGGGCGCCGACCCGGTGACCTACGTGCTGCCCAACCTCGACACCGACGTTGCGGCCCCCACCGTGGGGGCGATCTCCTACAACGCGACCGGCCAGGTCTGCGCGACCACCGACGTCGCGACCTCCTGGGCGGCGGCCGAGGTCAGTGGCGTCCTGGCGCTGCTGCGCGAGCGGTTCCCGAGGGAGACCGCGGCCCAGCTCGTCGCCCGCCTCGAGGCCACCACGGAGGGGGCCGGCCTCACCACCGACCCGGACGTCCGCGACCCGTGGACCGGTTCCGGGGTGGTGCAGGCCTACGACGCCCTCACCCGCGAGCTGCGGCCGGGCCGGCAGGGCAAGGTGGAGACGACCCGACGCGCGCTGAGCCCCGACGCGCAGGCGCCGCCGGCCCCGGAGCCGGTCGACCTGTTCAGCACGCCCCGCGCGATGCTGCTGTGGTCCGGCCTCGGCGCCGGCTCGCTGCTGGCCCTGGCCGTCATGCTGCGACCGCTGCTGCGGCGCCGGTGA
- a CDS encoding type VII secretion protein EccB yields the protein MATKKDLVEAHAFSRRRLVTAFVSGAPGGREVEPVRPGRVLIGGVALSVLLLAGAAIAGFLLGRPPAQWLDKGSFVISKDTGEQYVVLRGGDDPELQRVPNYVSAQLLLGDAELTPYTVRDKYIRGVPLGPDLGIEGAPAGLPAAEDLVDDGWTACTAADTGIQLAVQSRPGVEDLAGSAFLVSSDGEQWLIATQPPVGTDRGQAFRFPMPADATQASTLGVALGFGATPVEVDPDWLNLFPPGDPLEAASFGVDATGQPVTYSGGDVDLSAYSIGDLLVTTAGDFFLLGDEGPQQLSPFAGLLYGIVGGQASEIPGRPSAQFDDPDTPPEWPGSVPTAVGTGALCAVLHPEVGQEPEVTLATNPTGAADPSGIDRGSHEVDVDPSGGAYVLSGAGEGADDGTRYVIDTKGSKYALVGSAVPGYIGYGDVQPPQVWSAWLGFFDPGVSLSTNKARRLPEDAPPPDDASADGGS from the coding sequence GTGGCGACCAAGAAGGACCTCGTCGAGGCGCACGCCTTCAGCCGTCGCCGACTGGTGACCGCCTTCGTCTCGGGTGCCCCGGGCGGGCGTGAGGTGGAGCCGGTCCGCCCCGGCCGCGTGCTGATCGGCGGCGTCGCGCTGTCGGTGCTGCTGCTCGCCGGAGCGGCGATCGCCGGCTTCCTGCTCGGCCGCCCGCCGGCGCAGTGGCTCGACAAGGGCAGCTTCGTGATCTCGAAGGACACCGGCGAGCAGTACGTCGTGCTCCGGGGTGGCGACGACCCGGAGCTCCAGCGGGTCCCCAACTACGTCTCCGCCCAGCTGCTGCTCGGCGACGCCGAGCTGACGCCCTACACGGTGCGCGACAAGTACATCCGCGGCGTCCCGCTCGGCCCCGACCTCGGCATCGAGGGCGCCCCCGCCGGGCTGCCCGCGGCCGAGGACCTCGTCGACGACGGGTGGACCGCCTGCACGGCGGCCGACACCGGCATCCAGCTCGCCGTGCAGTCCCGGCCCGGGGTGGAGGACCTCGCCGGGTCGGCGTTCCTCGTCTCCTCCGACGGCGAGCAGTGGCTGATCGCCACCCAGCCCCCGGTCGGCACCGACCGCGGCCAGGCCTTCCGCTTCCCGATGCCGGCCGACGCCACGCAGGCCTCGACCCTCGGCGTCGCGCTCGGCTTCGGCGCCACGCCGGTCGAGGTCGACCCGGACTGGCTCAACCTCTTCCCGCCGGGCGACCCGCTGGAGGCGGCCTCCTTCGGCGTCGACGCCACCGGCCAGCCGGTCACCTACTCCGGCGGCGACGTCGACCTGTCCGCCTACAGCATCGGTGACCTGCTGGTCACGACCGCGGGCGACTTCTTCCTCCTCGGCGACGAGGGCCCCCAGCAGCTCAGCCCGTTCGCCGGTCTGCTCTACGGCATCGTCGGCGGCCAGGCGTCGGAGATCCCGGGCCGGCCGTCGGCCCAGTTCGACGACCCGGACACCCCGCCCGAGTGGCCCGGCAGCGTGCCGACCGCCGTCGGCACCGGCGCCCTCTGCGCGGTGCTGCACCCCGAGGTCGGCCAGGAGCCCGAGGTCACCCTGGCGACCAACCCGACCGGCGCGGCCGACCCGAGCGGCATCGACCGCGGCAGCCACGAGGTCGACGTCGACCCGAGCGGTGGCGCGTACGTCCTGTCCGGAGCGGGCGAGGGCGCCGACGACGGCACCCGCTACGTCATCGACACGAAGGGCTCGAAGTACGCGCTGGTCGGCTCGGCCGTCCCGGGCTACATCGGCTACGGCGACGTCCAGCCGCCGCAGGTCTGGAGCGCGTGGCTCGGGTTCTTCGACCCCGGCGTCTCGCTGTCGACCAACAAGGCGCGCCGGCTGCCGGAGGACGCCCCGCCGCCGGACGACGCGTCCGCGGACGGAGGGTCGTGA
- the eccD gene encoding type VII secretion integral membrane protein EccD, with protein MSQGSSVTSGLVRVTIASGSRRVDLVLPGSIPVAELVPELARSVGLLDASTVYGGYRLVTQEGRVLANNAGLTMQGIEDGGLLMVSAGVDDPAPRVYDDVVEAMADVVENELKPWEPAAGRRTALGAGSILLGLGALALLLQGESLLGGVVAAVIAALLVVGGVVLDRAQQEPEAGVAVSLLAALYAAVAGLLLAPGDLPAWAWPLEEEFFTQPMLFAGLGTLAVGLVAVVGLQRGRALVIPAIVVGAVLLASALLIRVTSFEPGAVLTVLLTLVVLAGSVFPWLALGVTGTKVDQLYSLHDITADPEDIDPDEVADDARVGHEILLAVSATVGTLLVLLAPFAVDRGVAGTVLAAVCCLAVMFRTRQYRTGSEVLAGLTSGILGLVSVAVSMLLIHDGWRAGAAIGLAGIGAVLLALTLVPASASVRRGRMGDVVETLTLLALLPLMVLAAGLVSAVAG; from the coding sequence ATGAGTCAGGGGTCCTCGGTCACCTCGGGCCTGGTCCGGGTGACCATCGCCTCGGGGTCCAGGCGCGTCGATCTCGTGCTGCCCGGCTCCATCCCGGTCGCCGAGCTCGTGCCGGAGCTGGCCCGGTCGGTGGGGCTGCTCGACGCCTCGACCGTCTACGGCGGCTACCGGCTGGTCACGCAGGAGGGCCGGGTGCTGGCCAACAACGCCGGCCTGACGATGCAGGGCATCGAGGATGGCGGCCTGCTCATGGTCAGCGCCGGCGTCGACGACCCCGCCCCCCGCGTCTACGACGACGTGGTCGAGGCGATGGCCGACGTCGTGGAGAACGAGCTGAAGCCCTGGGAGCCCGCCGCCGGACGGCGTACGGCACTGGGCGCGGGCAGCATCCTGCTCGGCCTCGGCGCGCTCGCGCTGCTGCTGCAGGGCGAGAGCCTGCTCGGCGGCGTCGTCGCGGCGGTCATCGCCGCGCTGCTCGTGGTGGGCGGCGTCGTCCTCGACCGCGCCCAGCAGGAGCCCGAGGCGGGCGTGGCGGTCTCGCTGCTCGCCGCGCTCTACGCCGCGGTCGCCGGGCTGCTGCTCGCGCCGGGCGACCTCCCCGCCTGGGCCTGGCCGCTGGAGGAGGAGTTCTTCACCCAGCCGATGCTCTTCGCCGGTCTCGGCACCCTCGCCGTCGGGCTGGTCGCGGTCGTCGGCCTCCAGCGCGGCCGCGCGCTCGTCATCCCCGCGATCGTGGTGGGTGCGGTGCTGCTGGCCAGCGCCCTGCTGATCCGGGTGACGTCGTTCGAGCCCGGAGCGGTCCTCACCGTGCTGCTCACCCTCGTCGTGCTCGCCGGCAGCGTCTTCCCGTGGCTGGCGCTCGGCGTGACCGGCACCAAGGTCGACCAGCTCTACTCGCTGCACGACATCACCGCCGACCCCGAGGACATCGATCCCGACGAGGTCGCCGACGACGCGCGGGTGGGCCACGAGATCCTGCTCGCGGTCTCCGCCACGGTCGGCACCCTGCTGGTGCTGCTCGCGCCGTTCGCCGTCGACCGGGGCGTCGCCGGCACGGTCCTGGCTGCCGTGTGCTGCCTCGCCGTCATGTTCCGCACCCGGCAGTACCGCACCGGCTCCGAGGTCCTCGCCGGCCTCACCTCCGGGATCCTCGGCCTGGTCTCGGTCGCGGTGTCGATGCTGCTCATCCACGACGGCTGGCGCGCCGGCGCCGCGATCGGCCTCGCCGGCATCGGCGCCGTCCTGCTCGCGCTGACCCTCGTCCCCGCGTCCGCCTCGGTGCGGCGCGGCCGGATGGGCGACGTCGTCGAGACCCTCACGCTGCTCGCCCTGCTGCCGCTGATGGTGCTGGCCGCGGGCCTCGTCTCCGCCGTGGCGGGCTGA